From the Chryseobacterium fluminis genome, the window AGAAATCTCTTTTATTGTTGCTGTAATTTCTTCTTCGGTAATGCTGTCTAATGCAGAGGTAGCTTCATCAAAAATAAGAAGATGGGGTTTTCTCAACAGCGCTCTTGCAATGGCAATTCTCTGTTTTTCACCACCACTTAATTTCAGTCCGCCTTCACCGATCACGGTCTCTATTCCGTTCTCAGCACGTTCCAGAAGACCTGTACAGCTTGATTTTTTTAAAGCTAACTGTAAATCCTCTTCTGTTGCCGAAGGATTTACAAACAAAAGATTTTCTTTGATGGTCCCTGCGAAAAGCTGTGTATCCTGGGTTACAAATCCGATCTGATTTCTCAATTCATCGAAATCAAACTCTTTACCATTGATATTATTATAAAAAATAGCGCCCTCCTGAGGTCTGTACAAACCGACAAGCAGCTTAACCAATGTACTTTTACCGGAACCACTCGGACCGACAAAAGCAATTGTTTCGCCATTTTTTACTTTAAAAGAAATAGAACTGAGTGCCTTATAATGAGCGGTCTGATGCTGAAATGAGATGTCCTGAAATTCCAGTTCCTCAATAGCACCGATACTTTTCGGATTTTCCGGTTTAGGCTCTACTTCTTTTTTCATCACCCGGTCGAAGTTAAATAGAGAGGCCTGTGCTTCACGGTAGGAAATAATGATATTCCCTATTTCCTGCATCGGCCCGAAAATGAAAAATCCGTAAAACATCAGTGATAAATACTGTCCCGGGGTCACTATATTCTTAAAAATGAGCAGCAGTAATGTGAATGTAATGGTCTGTTGTAAAAAGTTAACCAGCGTTCCCTGCACAAAGCTCAGAGAACGGATACTCTTTACTTTTCTCAATTCCAGATTCAGAATTTTATACGTATTGTTATTCAGACGTTCCACTTCCTGGTTGGTAAGTCCGAGACTTTTGACAATCTCAATGTTCCGGAGGCTCTCTGTAGTGCTTCCTGCCAGATCAGTCGTCTCTTTTACAATATTTTTCTGAATGGTTTTTATTCTTTTGCTCAGCAAATTGGTGATTACAGCGATAAGTATAATACCTATCACATAAACAGGCATGATAGACCAATGCAGACGAATGGCATAAACCGAAACAAAAATGATGCTCACCAGAATCCCAAAAAATATATTAATGAAATTATTGATAAACTTCACCGAGTCTTCACGAACTTTGGTTAAAATTGAAAGTGTTTCCCCACTTCTCTGATCTTCAAATTCCTGAAAAGGCAGTCTCATAGAATGCTGAAGACCGTCTGTGAAAATTTTCGCCCCGAATTTCTGGATAATCACACTCACCACGTAATCCTGAAATGCCTTCGCAATCCGGCTCACCATTGCAGTTCCTACCAATAAGCCTAAAAAATAGAAAACACCGTGATAGAGATCGGTTCCATACAGATATTCATTCATGTTTCTCGGAAGCAGTTTTTCCTTATCGAAAAAGTTAGGATGAGTAACCAATCTGTCTAAAATATTCCCTGTAATGGCCGGAGCAAACAGAGAAAATACCTGATTGACAGAAGCTAATAGAAGAGAGATAAAAATCAGCCACTTATAAGGTTTTAAATAGGATAATAAAATTTTCATTGGTAAAATTAAAAGTCCACAAATCTACGATAAATAGAGAAGCAAAATTTTATCACACGATAAGAAAGAAAATATTTCGTAATTCTGAAAAAATGGCTAATTTGGCGGGATAAGATTAAGCTATGCTAACTAAAGAACAAATTGCACAGAGAATTTCCAGAGAAGTTAAAGACGGATATTATGTAAATTTAGGAATCGGAATTCCCACATTGGTGGCAAACTACGTTCCGGACAATCTTTCAGTGGAATTTCAGAGTGAAAACGGAGTCTTGGGGATGGGGCCGTTTCCTTTTGAAGGAGAGGAAGATGCGGATATCATCAATGCAGGAAAACAGACCATTACCTTATTGCAGGGAGGTTCATTCTTTGATTCTGCTTTTAGTTTCGGAATGATCAGAAGTCAGAAAGTGGATCTGACGATTCTGGGGGCTATGGAAGTTTCGGAAAACGGAGATATTGCCAACTGGAAGATTCCCGGTAAAATGGTAAAAGGAATGGGAGGTGCCATGGATCTGGTAGCTTCTGCAGAAAATATCATTGTTGCAATGATGCATGTCAACAAGGCGGGGGAAAGCAAAATTCTTAAAAAATGCTCACTTCCTTTAACGGGAGTGAATTGTGTGAAAAGGGTCGTTACCGAACTTGCGGTTTTAGAGGTTACTCCCAAAGGTTTCAGACTCATGGAAAGAGCCCCTGGAGTTTCAGTGGAACATATCATACAGTCTACGGAAGCAGACCTGATCATTGAAGGTGAAATTCCTGAAATGCAGTTTTAAAAAACCAAAACCTTGTCACTGACAAGGTTTATTTTTTTAATACGATGAAGATGATCACAAAATTCCGATGAGTTTATCCTCAGAAATCGGCCTGCAGTCCTTTTTTGTAATGATCTTAACCCTGAATTCTATATCCTTCGTATATTTTTTACAGCTTTCATCAATAAAATCGGAAGGTGATTTTTTAAAGTCAGAGATATACCTTTCGGCTTCCTCTTCTTTTGTAGGAATTATTAAACAGTAATAAAGACTTTTAGTGTAATTACTGGAATCGGTGATGAACTTTTTCTTGCATTTTAATGCTTCGTTGAATGTCATATATCTATTAGTTTATGCAAAAGTAAGTAATAAACCAGAATAAACTTACGGGAAACAGTAATTTTTGTCATTGGTTTTGTGGTTGTTAACTTATAAATGATAAAAAGATTTTATTCAGAAATTATTTGATGATTTACATTTATATAAATCATTATTCTCTTAAAATGATTAATTGATTGAATAGTATTCAATAATAAGTGAAATATTAATATGTTAAAGTTTATTAAACACTTGCGACACAGTACTTTTTTAAGACTTTTTTAACAGCCTTTTAAAATATCTTCCTGATCAATAGCTCAGTTTGAATATTTACAGACAGAGCCTGATCCTGTATTATAATATGCATCAAAACTTTTTAAGAATACCTGTCATTCACAGGGGCAATACTCTTAAGCTTAAACATCACAGCTCTGTATCAGACATCAGACATTATAATTTTACAAATTTTGTCCTTAAAATGATCTGTAACACTCATTTTATCTCTTCCGATACTTAGGATCAAAGTATCTTTACAGTCCGGATGTTAGCTCAAATAAACCGAGAGTTCTTGGCTTGTGGGAGAGCCGTGTCGGATTTTTGACAGCAGTATTGGCGGTTGACGGTTTTTAGAGTATACGGATCCATTCTTGCTCTATCTTTAGGGGTAGATGGAACGATCAGACGTTTGATTTATGCCGGTACGGATTTATAATTCGGCTGCAATAAAAGAGTTTTTCCTTGTCTGAGACTATAATTTCCACGTTTTACTTTTAATAAATCAATAATGACTCAGGTTTTCAGAAAATAATTATATTAGCTAAAACCTAATCAGCCCCAATGATACGACTCTTTTTACTGTTTTTTTCAATGGTTTCAACAGCAGCTTTTGCTCAGAAAATACTGAATTTGATTCCATATCCCCAAAAAGTTCAGATGAATGATGGAAATTATATGATTTTCGGCACCCTCATACTCAATGATAATTTACCTAAAGAAGAAACGGAATATTTTAAAAAGAAGATGGGTTCTGATCTTAAATTTCAGAATTCCGGGAAATCCGGCGCCCGGTTGGTATACACCCAGCTTCCCAAGGCTGGTGCTTCTGATCATCTTAAAGAGTTTTATTCTCTGAAAATTACATCTGAACAGATTTTAGTACAGTCTTATACGAAGCAGGGTTATTTTTTAGCTCTTCAGACACTGATCCAGTTGGTCCGCCAATATAAAGACAGCGGGAAAATTCCTGCAGTGACCATCGAAGACCAGCCCGAATTTGCCTGGCGGGGAATGCATCTGGATGTCTGCCGTCACTTCTTTACCGTGGAAGAAGTAAAAAAGTATATCGATTATTTAGCAATGTATAAACTGAATACTTTTCATTGGCATTTAACAGACGATCAGGGCTGGAGAATTGAAATTAAAAAATATCCTAAGCTTATCCAGGCAGGTGCGAAACGTAAAGAATCAATGACCGGAGCCTACGTGGACAATACTTTTGACGGAAAGCCGTATGGCCCTTATTTTTATACGCAGGATCAGATCAGAGACGTCGTAAAATACGCTGCGGGAAGACATATCACCGTGGTTCCGGAAATAGAAATGCCGGGGCATGCGCTGGCCGCATTAGCAGCTTATCCTGATCTTGCCTGCACCGCAGGTCCTTTTGAGCCTGCAACGAAATGGGGCGTTTTTGATGATGTTTTTTGTCCGAAAGAAGAGACGTTCAGATTTTTGCAAGATGTTCTGGATGAGGTTATTGGTTTGTTTCCTTCTCAATATATTCATATCGGGGGAGATGAGTGTCCGAAAACACGATGGAAAGAATGTGCTCATTGTCAGGAACTGATTAAAAAAAATAATTTAAAGGACGAACACGGATTGCAAAGCTATTTCATTCATCGAATTGAAAAATATGTAAACAGCAAAGGAAGAAAGATAATAGGCTGGGACGAAATTTTAGAGGGCGGCTTAGCGCCTAATGCTGCTGTCATGAGCTGGACGGGAATTAAAGGCGGCATAGAGGCTGCCAAATCAGGTCATTTTGCCGTAATGACGCCGGGGGCTTACTGTTATTTTGACCACTATCAGGGAGATCCTCAGACTGAACCCAATGCTTTCGGCGGATTTACCCCTTTGGATAAAGTATATTCTTATCATCCCATTCCTGAAGAATTAAATAAGGATCAATCAAAATATATTATGGGTGTTCAGGCAAATTTATGGACAGAATACATTCTGGATTTTAAACAGGTCGAGTATATGATTTTTCCAAGATTAATGGCCCTTTCCGAAGTAGCCTGGGGAACCGCAGATCCTACTCATTATAAAAAATTTGAAGGCCGTGTGATCAGCCACTTCAAAATATTGGATGAAATGGGGATAAATTATGCAAAAAGTATTTACAATGTGACCGGAAAGGTAATGTCACTAAATAACGGGATTTCTTATGAATTATCTACCTCGCAGAATCCAACGGGAATCCGTTATACCTTAGACGGAACCGTTCCCACAGCAAATTCCAAAAGGTACCAGAAAGTAATTCCGGTTTCAAAATCTACAACGGTAAAATCAGCCTATTTTGAGGGAGATGAACTAAAAAGTGCTATCTCTTCTCAGGAATTTACGATTTCAAAAACTACAGGAAAAAAAATTATATTAGAACATCAGCCGAGTGAGAATTATTCTTTCGGGGGAGCATTTACATTAGTTGACGGAATTATAGGAAATGGAAAACAATTGGGAAAGACATGGCTGGGGTTTCAGGGTAAAGATGTGGTAGCGACAATCGATTTAGGACAGACAACCCAGTTTAATGAGATCTATTTTAATACGCTGGAAAATAAAGGGAGCTGGATTCATTTGGCAAAATCTGCACATATTTTTGTTTCCGACGACCACAAAAATTTTAAATTGGTCAAAGAAATCGGAACAGAGGAAATAAAAAAAGCAGAAGGAAAAATTAAGCTCCATGTAGGAAATCAAAATTCAAAGTATATAAAAGTCAGGATCGAAAATGCAGGCATTATCCCGGCAGGAAATCCGGGGGCCGGCTCGAAAGCGTGGCTTTTTGTGGATGAAATCGGAGCAAATTAACTTTTAATCAAAACTTAAACTTACAACACATGTCATCACGCAGAAAATTTCTTAAAAATACCGCTTTAGCATCATCCGCATTATTATTGAACCCGCTGGATCTGATGATGGCTAACGGCTTACCTCAGAATGACACAAAAATAGTCAACAAACCCATTGTACTGTCAACATGGAATTTTGGTCTGAAAGCTAATGAAGAAGCCTGGACTGTTCTCGGAAAAGGAGGAAGGGCTTTAGACGCTGTAGAAAAAGGCGTACGTCTGGTGGAAAATGACCCGGAAGAAAGA encodes:
- a CDS encoding glycoside hydrolase family 20 protein, translated to MIRLFLLFFSMVSTAAFAQKILNLIPYPQKVQMNDGNYMIFGTLILNDNLPKEETEYFKKKMGSDLKFQNSGKSGARLVYTQLPKAGASDHLKEFYSLKITSEQILVQSYTKQGYFLALQTLIQLVRQYKDSGKIPAVTIEDQPEFAWRGMHLDVCRHFFTVEEVKKYIDYLAMYKLNTFHWHLTDDQGWRIEIKKYPKLIQAGAKRKESMTGAYVDNTFDGKPYGPYFYTQDQIRDVVKYAAGRHITVVPEIEMPGHALAALAAYPDLACTAGPFEPATKWGVFDDVFCPKEETFRFLQDVLDEVIGLFPSQYIHIGGDECPKTRWKECAHCQELIKKNNLKDEHGLQSYFIHRIEKYVNSKGRKIIGWDEILEGGLAPNAAVMSWTGIKGGIEAAKSGHFAVMTPGAYCYFDHYQGDPQTEPNAFGGFTPLDKVYSYHPIPEELNKDQSKYIMGVQANLWTEYILDFKQVEYMIFPRLMALSEVAWGTADPTHYKKFEGRVISHFKILDEMGINYAKSIYNVTGKVMSLNNGISYELSTSQNPTGIRYTLDGTVPTANSKRYQKVIPVSKSTTVKSAYFEGDELKSAISSQEFTISKTTGKKIILEHQPSENYSFGGAFTLVDGIIGNGKQLGKTWLGFQGKDVVATIDLGQTTQFNEIYFNTLENKGSWIHLAKSAHIFVSDDHKNFKLVKEIGTEEIKKAEGKIKLHVGNQNSKYIKVRIENAGIIPAGNPGAGSKAWLFVDEIGAN
- a CDS encoding CoA transferase subunit B, which produces MLTKEQIAQRISREVKDGYYVNLGIGIPTLVANYVPDNLSVEFQSENGVLGMGPFPFEGEEDADIINAGKQTITLLQGGSFFDSAFSFGMIRSQKVDLTILGAMEVSENGDIANWKIPGKMVKGMGGAMDLVASAENIIVAMMHVNKAGESKILKKCSLPLTGVNCVKRVVTELAVLEVTPKGFRLMERAPGVSVEHIIQSTEADLIIEGEIPEMQF
- a CDS encoding ABC transporter ATP-binding protein, which encodes MKILLSYLKPYKWLIFISLLLASVNQVFSLFAPAITGNILDRLVTHPNFFDKEKLLPRNMNEYLYGTDLYHGVFYFLGLLVGTAMVSRIAKAFQDYVVSVIIQKFGAKIFTDGLQHSMRLPFQEFEDQRSGETLSILTKVREDSVKFINNFINIFFGILVSIIFVSVYAIRLHWSIMPVYVIGIILIAVITNLLSKRIKTIQKNIVKETTDLAGSTTESLRNIEIVKSLGLTNQEVERLNNNTYKILNLELRKVKSIRSLSFVQGTLVNFLQQTITFTLLLLIFKNIVTPGQYLSLMFYGFFIFGPMQEIGNIIISYREAQASLFNFDRVMKKEVEPKPENPKSIGAIEELEFQDISFQHQTAHYKALSSISFKVKNGETIAFVGPSGSGKSTLVKLLVGLYRPQEGAIFYNNINGKEFDFDELRNQIGFVTQDTQLFAGTIKENLLFVNPSATEEDLQLALKKSSCTGLLERAENGIETVIGEGGLKLSGGEKQRIAIARALLRKPHLLIFDEATSALDSITEEEITATIKEISKEKEQITVLIAHRLSTIMHADRIYVLERGQIVETGSHLQLIEEKGLYYAMWRQQIGERKIAETLI